One window of Trifolium pratense cultivar HEN17-A07 linkage group LG5, ARS_RC_1.1, whole genome shotgun sequence genomic DNA carries:
- the LOC123882817 gene encoding serine carboxypeptidase-like 45: protein MLIRQIVTAFILLSFSYLIYDFQFRSKDLLGHSVQQGSEEADKVTLPDQPDDVKFNQFAGYITVDVIQQRKLFYYFVEAVEEPASKPVVLWLNGGPGCSSVKLW from the exons ATGTTGATACGTCAAATTGTCACCGCGTTTATTTTACTATCATTTAGTTACTTAATTTATGATTTCCAATTCCGCTCCAAAGACTTGCTGGGGCATTCTGTTCAACAag GGTCAGAAGAAGCTGATAAGGTAACTTTGCCTGATCAGCCTGATGATGTTAAGTTTAACCAGTTTGCTGGTTACATCACTGTTGATGTTATTCAACAAAGAAAGTTATTTTACTACTTTGTTGAAGCTGTCGAAGAACCTGCTTCCAAACCTGTTGTTCTTTGGTTGAATGGAG GGCCTGGTTGCTCTTCAGTCAAACTCTGGTAG
- the LOC123886433 gene encoding uncharacterized protein LOC123886433 produces MAQIGNTSQILVDTTNAFTTDQKFATPDAVLTWARDVGDANKVSIIITRSDKKNGIRGRNDKLVLGCDKGGKYDSSESFTTTASKKCNCPFKIRTAPSTDGSVWKVQVIHGVHNHGLPDQYHGHPRKARLTADENKRVQDLQSVK; encoded by the coding sequence aTGGCTCAAATCGGCAATACAAGTCAAATATTAGTAGATACTACAAATGCTTTTACAACTGATCAAAAATTTGCTACACCGGATGCTGTTCTCACATGGGCTCGagatgttggagatgccaacaAAGTCAGTATTATCATTACACGGTcagataaaaagaatggaatAAGAGGTAGAAATGACAAGTTGGTTTTAGGTTGTGATAAAGGTGGAAAGTATGACTCTTCAGAAAGTTTCACGACAACTGCATCGAAAAAATGTAActgtccatttaaaattagaaCTGCACCTTCAACAGATGGTTCAGTATGGAAAGTTCAGGTTATTCATGGAGTTCACAACCACGGACTACCTGACCAATATCATGGTCATCCTCGCAAGGCACGTTTAACCGCTGATGAAAACAAACGTGTTCAAGATTTACAAAGCGTAAAGTAG
- the LOC123886432 gene encoding uncharacterized protein LOC123886432, translating into MGTAIHVRSDNSSSIVKSHRNPNHVSRKKKTPTGDRNPNHLRLGGDRNCTVMKHPGSNNLVMGRVKILKRGEKLNLNNITTKTDECYDLDLGSTDRLGLDPLTVKKQVCLHDFTQGLYAGPTSVLSPPPSFIPVPKFLYLAT; encoded by the coding sequence ATGGGAACCGCGATTCATGTTCGATCCGACAATTCATCTTCCATTGTCAAATCGCACCGAAACCCTAACCATGTTTCCCGGAAAAAGAAAACTCCGACTGGCGATCGAAACCCTAATCATCTCCGTTTAGGCGGCGATCGAAACTGCACGGTTATGAAACACCCGGGATCAAATAATCTTGTGATGGGTCGGGTTAAGATTCTCAAAAGAGGCGAGAAGCTGAATCTCAATAACATTACAACGAAGACTGACGAATGTTACGATTTGGACTTAGGATCAACGGATCGTCTTGGTCTGGATCCTCTGACGGTCAAGAAGCAGGTTTGTCTTCATGATTTCACTCAGGGACTCTATGCAGGTCCGACTTCCGTTTTGTCACCGCCGCCGAGTTTTATACCTGTTCCCAAATTTCTCTATTTAGCTACttaa